One Hydrogenophaga crassostreae genomic region harbors:
- a CDS encoding RsmB/NOP family class I SAM-dependent RNA methyltransferase, with product MHPKALLDECASLMEQVFKFDHPADAVVSRYFREHRSLGPRERATLSDTVYAALRERLKFEWFARSGSGSKWRKLSILGFPGDRDFLKSALTDQEKTWLDHCLNASDNELMAPHRHNLPEWLATALRDQLGEEFDALVASLNKMAALDLRVNLVKKKREAVLADLRQAGLECEPTPYSPLGIRLKGKPSLAKLPSFVQGDVEVQDEGSQLLALLMDAKRGEMVVDFCAGAGGKTLAMGAAMRNSGRLYAFDTSAHRLDALKPRLARSGLSNVHPVAIAHERDDRIKRLAGKIDRVLVDAPCSGLGTLRRSPDLKWRQTPASVAALAELQAAILNSAARLLKPGGRLVYATCSPLPQEDEAIVTAFGEAHPEFEPMDVFDLLGSVQVGQAEALVAGAEGQRSLRLWPHRHGTDGFFAAVWQKKAG from the coding sequence ATGCACCCAAAAGCTCTTCTGGACGAATGCGCCAGCCTCATGGAACAGGTTTTTAAGTTCGATCACCCGGCGGATGCCGTGGTGTCGCGCTATTTCCGCGAGCACCGATCGCTCGGGCCGCGCGAGCGCGCCACCTTGTCTGACACGGTTTATGCCGCTTTGCGCGAGCGGCTCAAGTTTGAGTGGTTTGCCCGCTCGGGCAGCGGCTCCAAGTGGCGCAAGTTGTCGATCCTTGGATTTCCCGGTGATCGTGACTTCTTGAAAAGCGCCCTGACTGATCAGGAAAAAACCTGGCTCGACCATTGCCTGAACGCTTCCGACAACGAATTGATGGCGCCCCATCGCCACAACCTGCCCGAATGGCTGGCAACGGCTTTGCGGGATCAGCTGGGGGAAGAGTTTGACGCGCTGGTGGCCAGCCTGAACAAGATGGCCGCCCTGGATCTGCGCGTGAATCTGGTGAAGAAGAAGCGCGAAGCCGTTTTGGCCGACTTGCGGCAAGCCGGCCTGGAGTGCGAACCCACGCCGTATTCGCCTCTGGGCATCCGGTTGAAGGGCAAGCCTTCGTTGGCCAAGCTGCCTTCCTTTGTGCAGGGTGACGTTGAGGTGCAAGACGAAGGCTCACAGTTGCTGGCGTTGTTGATGGACGCCAAGCGCGGAGAAATGGTGGTCGACTTTTGTGCCGGCGCGGGCGGCAAGACGTTGGCCATGGGCGCGGCCATGCGCAACAGCGGGCGCCTCTATGCGTTCGACACCTCGGCTCACCGGCTGGATGCACTCAAGCCACGTCTGGCCCGCAGTGGCTTGTCCAACGTGCACCCGGTGGCCATTGCCCACGAGCGCGACGATCGCATCAAGCGCCTGGCCGGCAAGATCGATCGGGTGCTGGTCGACGCACCCTGTTCGGGTTTGGGAACCTTGCGGCGCAGTCCTGATCTCAAGTGGCGTCAGACACCGGCCTCGGTGGCCGCACTCGCCGAACTGCAGGCCGCGATTTTGAACAGCGCTGCGCGCCTGCTCAAGCCGGGTGGACGTTTGGTGTATGCCACCTGCAGCCCGCTGCCGCAAGAGGACGAAGCCATCGTGACAGCTTTTGGTGAAGCCCACCCCGAATTTGAACCGATGGATGTGTTTGACTTGCTGGGCAGCGTGCAAGTGGGGCAGGCCGAGGCCCTGGTGGCGGGGGCTGAGGGGCAGCGGAGCCTGCGTTTGTGGCCCCATCGACACGGTACAGACGGGTTTTTTGCCGCGGTTTGGCAGAAAAAGGCCGGATAA
- a CDS encoding DesA family fatty acid desaturase has product MSDLWFGVVQFLSDGLTGASWWQIILATLALTHVTIAGVTIYLHRHQAHRSLDLHPIASHFFRFWMWLTTGQVTKEWAAIHRKHHAKCEQAEDPHSPHVHGIKTVLLTGAELYRKESKNLETMARYGHGTPNDWIERNLYTRFSWQGVGLMMIIDVALFGAAGLTVWAVQMAWIPITAAGIINGAAHYWGYRNFEAADASTNISPWGILIGGEELHNNHHTYPTSAKLSVKPYEFDIGWMYIRMMEMVGLATVKKTPPKLAFGDVRPVADEKTLEALIAHRYEVMAGYAREMRAACKREMDVLQACSADVRVMATARRWLHRDDEKVPASVKPQLAQARAEHPVLDKMVTMREELRALWSSSHATREQLAVDLQAWCRRAEESGIAALRDFSIQLRSARA; this is encoded by the coding sequence ATGTCCGACCTCTGGTTTGGAGTCGTGCAGTTTTTGTCTGATGGCCTGACCGGCGCCTCCTGGTGGCAAATCATTTTGGCCACCCTGGCGCTTACCCACGTGACCATCGCCGGTGTGACCATTTACCTGCACCGCCACCAGGCTCACCGCTCGCTGGATTTGCATCCCATTGCTTCGCATTTTTTCCGTTTCTGGATGTGGCTGACCACAGGGCAGGTGACCAAAGAGTGGGCCGCGATTCACCGCAAGCACCACGCCAAGTGTGAGCAAGCTGAAGATCCGCACAGCCCTCACGTACATGGCATTAAAACGGTGCTGCTGACCGGTGCCGAGCTGTATCGCAAAGAGTCCAAGAATCTGGAAACCATGGCGCGCTATGGCCATGGCACACCGAACGACTGGATCGAGCGAAATCTCTACACCCGTTTTTCCTGGCAAGGCGTAGGCCTGATGATGATCATCGACGTGGCTTTGTTTGGCGCGGCCGGTTTGACGGTTTGGGCTGTTCAAATGGCCTGGATCCCGATCACTGCCGCTGGCATCATCAACGGAGCTGCCCACTATTGGGGCTACCGCAATTTTGAAGCCGCCGACGCCAGCACCAACATTTCCCCCTGGGGCATTCTGATCGGCGGCGAGGAGCTGCACAACAACCACCACACCTACCCAACCTCGGCAAAGCTCTCGGTCAAGCCCTACGAATTTGACATCGGGTGGATGTACATCCGCATGATGGAAATGGTCGGTTTGGCCACGGTGAAGAAGACACCGCCGAAACTGGCCTTTGGCGATGTGCGCCCGGTGGCGGATGAAAAAACGCTGGAAGCCCTGATCGCACACCGCTATGAAGTGATGGCCGGTTATGCGCGCGAGATGCGGGCAGCCTGCAAGCGCGAGATGGATGTCTTGCAAGCCTGTAGCGCCGATGTGCGCGTGATGGCCACGGCGCGCCGCTGGTTGCACAGGGACGATGAAAAAGTCCCCGCAAGTGTGAAGCCGCAATTGGCACAGGCCAGGGCGGAGCATCCGGTGCTCGACAAAATGGTGACGATGCGCGAAGAGTTGCGGGCACTTTGGTCCAGCAGCCACGCCACGCGCGAGCAATTGGCGGTTGATCTGCAGGCTTGGTGCCGCCGCGCCGAAGAGAGCGGCATTGCCGCGCTGCGTGATTTTTCTATCCAGTTGCGTTCAGCGCGAGCCTGA
- the rpmG gene encoding 50S ribosomal protein L33 encodes MATKGTREKIKLESTAGTGHFYTTTKNKKTTPDKMLIKKFDPKARKHVDYKEIKLK; translated from the coding sequence ATGGCAACCAAAGGCACGCGCGAGAAGATCAAGCTGGAATCCACTGCTGGAACCGGCCACTTCTACACCACGACCAAAAACAAAAAGACCACGCCGGACAAGATGCTGATCAAGAAATTTGATCCAAAAGCGCGCAAGCACGTGGACTACAAAGAGATCAAGCTGAAGTAA
- the rpmB gene encoding 50S ribosomal protein L28: MARVCDVTGKKPMVGNNVSHANNKTKRRFLPNLQYRRFWVEAENRWVRLRVSSAALRLIDKNGIEAVLADLRSRGQA; encoded by the coding sequence ATGGCACGCGTCTGCGACGTAACGGGCAAGAAGCCCATGGTCGGAAACAATGTTTCCCACGCCAACAACAAAACCAAGCGCCGGTTCCTGCCGAACCTGCAATACCGCCGTTTCTGGGTCGAAGCCGAGAACCGTTGGGTGCGCCTGCGCGTTTCGAGCGCTGCACTGCGTTTGATCGACAAAAATGGCATCGAAGCCGTGCTCGCAGATCTGCGCTCACGTGGCCAGGCATAA
- the trxB gene encoding thioredoxin-disulfide reductase: MKHTKVLILGSGPAGYTAAVYAARANLKPLLITGIAQGGQLMTTTDVDNWPADVDGVQGPELMQRFQAHAERFNTEIVFDHINTVDFSKRPFVLTGDSGQYSCDALILCTGASAKYIGLPSEEAFMGKGVSACATCDGFFYRNEICSVVGGGNTAVEEALYLSNIASKVYLVHRRDTFKAEAILVDKLMEKVAAGKIELKLHSTLEEVLGDQSGVTGMRLKNVQTGTTEDIPLKGCFIAIGHQPNTDIFKGQLEMKDGYIVTQSGLKGMATMTSVPGVFAAGDVQDHVYRQAITSAGTGCMAALDAQRFLEQNEA; encoded by the coding sequence ATGAAGCATACCAAAGTACTTATCCTGGGCTCCGGCCCTGCAGGCTATACCGCTGCAGTCTATGCCGCCAGAGCCAACTTGAAGCCTCTCCTGATCACCGGCATTGCCCAGGGCGGCCAACTGATGACCACCACCGACGTCGACAACTGGCCGGCCGATGTCGATGGTGTGCAGGGACCTGAGCTGATGCAGCGCTTTCAGGCCCACGCCGAACGCTTCAACACCGAGATCGTGTTCGACCACATCAACACGGTTGACTTCTCCAAACGCCCATTTGTTTTGACCGGGGACAGCGGGCAATACAGCTGCGACGCGCTGATTCTCTGCACCGGTGCCTCGGCCAAATACATTGGCCTGCCTTCCGAAGAAGCCTTCATGGGCAAAGGCGTCTCGGCTTGCGCCACCTGCGACGGATTCTTCTACCGCAATGAAATTTGCAGCGTGGTCGGAGGCGGCAATACCGCCGTCGAAGAGGCTTTGTATTTGTCCAACATCGCCAGCAAGGTGTACCTCGTGCACCGCCGCGACACCTTCAAGGCCGAAGCCATCCTTGTGGACAAACTGATGGAAAAAGTGGCCGCAGGCAAAATTGAACTGAAGTTGCACAGCACACTGGAAGAAGTGCTGGGCGATCAGTCGGGCGTGACGGGCATGCGCCTGAAGAATGTGCAGACCGGCACAACGGAGGATATCCCCCTCAAAGGCTGTTTCATCGCCATCGGCCACCAGCCCAACACCGACATTTTCAAAGGCCAGCTGGAGATGAAAGACGGCTACATCGTCACGCAAAGTGGCTTGAAAGGCATGGCCACCATGACCAGCGTGCCCGGTGTGTTCGCGGCAGGCGACGTGCAAGACCACGTGTACCGGCAAGCCATCACCAGTGCCGGCACTGGCTGCATGGCCGCATTGGACGCGCAGCGTTTCCTGGAACAAAACGAAGCCTGA
- a CDS encoding Crp/Fnr family transcriptional regulator codes for MSILSNLDLIRRVPLFSTLTQAQAESVADAVIKKRFKRGECIVEQGKKSNMLAIVLTGRARVVTTDARGREVILATMNPGDYVGEMSLIDNQPHSATVRAEVQTDVLILGRVEFARCLPENTSMAYAVMKGLVQRLRHADRKIESLALMDVYGRVARALLEFAQPDKNDELVIRDRVSRQDVAKMIGASREMVSRVMKDLEDRGFIELREDGVTVIKDRLSSIG; via the coding sequence ATGTCTATCTTGTCCAACCTGGATTTGATTCGCCGGGTCCCTTTGTTTTCAACGCTGACGCAGGCCCAGGCTGAATCGGTTGCCGATGCGGTGATCAAAAAACGCTTCAAACGCGGGGAGTGCATCGTTGAACAAGGCAAGAAGTCAAATATGTTGGCGATTGTGCTCACCGGTCGTGCCCGGGTGGTCACCACCGACGCGCGAGGCCGCGAAGTCATTTTGGCCACGATGAACCCGGGTGACTATGTTGGCGAAATGAGTCTGATCGACAACCAACCGCATTCTGCAACGGTTCGAGCCGAGGTGCAGACCGATGTTTTGATTTTGGGGCGTGTCGAATTTGCACGCTGCCTGCCGGAAAATACCTCGATGGCTTATGCGGTCATGAAAGGGCTGGTCCAGCGCTTGCGTCACGCTGACCGCAAGATCGAGTCGCTGGCCCTTATGGATGTGTATGGTCGCGTAGCCCGTGCATTGCTGGAGTTTGCCCAGCCCGACAAGAACGACGAACTGGTGATCCGCGACCGCGTGTCTCGCCAGGATGTGGCCAAGATGATCGGTGCGTCGCGCGAAATGGTCAGTCGCGTCATGAAGGACTTGGAGGACCGCGGGTTCATCGAGCTTCGCGAAGATGGTGTGACTGTCATCAAGGACCGCCTGAGTTCAATTGGCTGA
- a CDS encoding DNA translocase FtsK: MTYSLNTLNADRAHAGPGPLARLSQEAMLILGAVLLMFWLLAMVSYSATDPAWSTSGSHSDVSNLGGRLGALLADVGYYLLGWSVWWCFFAGLRAWLAVLALRLRSTPSAVAAIDPPEAWWRGPAARRTAFALALVGLLCASGVLEWSRLYRLEALLPGTSGGVLGSVLGPWTVGWLGFTGTAVVTLGLMVLTLPRVFQFSWGHWAELIGARFDGWFETRREKREAVEDHRIGERAAREREEVVKVERVEIEEHHVVPVFIEPAVVEVPKSERVAKERQKPLFSEMLDSQLPQVDLLDAAPANQISVDNQTLEMTSRLIEKKLKDFGVEVRVVAAAPGPVITRYEIEPATGVKGSQVVNLSRDLARSLSLVSIRVIETIPGKNLMALELPNAKRQMIKLSEILGSSVYNDAKSLLTMGLGKDISGLPVVADLAKMPHCLVAGTTGSGKSVGINAMILSLLYKADAKDVRLLLIDPKMLEMSVYEGIPHLLAPVVTDMKHAANGLNWCVGEMEKRYKLMSKMGVRNLAGYNVKIDEAKARGEIIGNPFSLTPEQPEPLDRLPYIVVVIDELADLMMVVGKKIEELIARLAQKARAAGIHLILATQRPSVDVITGLIKANIPTRLSFQVSSKIDSRTILDQMGAESLLGMGDMLYLPSGTGFPIRVHGAFVSDDEVHRVVAYLKERGGEPNYVEGILEAPGGDGEAGDIFGDGGDSSEKDALYDQAVEIVLKDRKASISYVQRKLKIGYNRAARLLEEMEKAGMVSSLTSSGQRDILVPARPE, from the coding sequence ATGACTTATTCACTGAACACTCTCAATGCCGATCGGGCCCATGCGGGGCCAGGACCGCTGGCCCGTCTGAGCCAAGAAGCCATGCTCATTCTGGGTGCGGTTTTGCTGATGTTTTGGTTGCTGGCGATGGTGAGCTACTCCGCAACCGACCCCGCTTGGAGTACGTCAGGCTCACATTCCGATGTGTCCAATCTGGGTGGTCGGCTCGGCGCTTTGCTGGCCGATGTGGGCTACTACCTGCTGGGCTGGTCGGTCTGGTGGTGTTTTTTTGCCGGCCTGCGCGCTTGGTTGGCCGTACTGGCACTTCGCCTGCGTTCGACGCCATCAGCGGTTGCCGCTATTGACCCCCCGGAGGCTTGGTGGCGCGGGCCAGCGGCGCGGCGTACCGCCTTCGCTCTGGCGCTGGTGGGTTTGCTGTGTGCCAGTGGCGTTTTGGAATGGAGCCGTTTGTACCGGTTGGAAGCATTGTTGCCGGGCACTTCGGGTGGGGTGCTGGGTTCCGTGCTGGGCCCGTGGACGGTGGGTTGGCTGGGTTTTACCGGTACCGCCGTGGTTACTTTGGGATTGATGGTGCTGACGCTGCCCCGTGTTTTTCAGTTTTCCTGGGGGCATTGGGCTGAATTGATCGGCGCGCGATTTGACGGCTGGTTCGAAACACGCCGGGAAAAGCGTGAGGCGGTGGAAGACCACCGGATCGGTGAGCGCGCTGCGCGCGAGCGCGAAGAGGTCGTCAAAGTGGAGCGGGTGGAGATCGAAGAGCACCATGTGGTTCCGGTCTTCATTGAGCCTGCGGTGGTGGAGGTTCCCAAGAGTGAGCGCGTGGCCAAGGAACGCCAGAAACCTTTGTTCTCCGAGATGCTCGACAGCCAGTTGCCACAGGTCGACTTGCTCGATGCGGCGCCGGCCAACCAGATCAGCGTGGACAACCAGACGCTGGAGATGACCAGCCGCCTGATCGAGAAGAAGCTCAAAGACTTTGGCGTTGAAGTGCGCGTGGTGGCGGCCGCGCCGGGCCCCGTGATCACCCGCTATGAGATCGAACCAGCCACTGGTGTCAAGGGCTCGCAAGTGGTCAACCTGAGCCGCGATCTGGCCCGTTCGTTGTCGCTGGTGTCCATTCGTGTGATCGAAACCATTCCAGGCAAAAACCTGATGGCGCTCGAGCTGCCCAATGCCAAGCGCCAGATGATCAAGCTCAGCGAGATCCTGGGTTCTTCTGTTTACAACGACGCCAAATCCCTGCTGACCATGGGCCTGGGCAAAGACATCAGCGGTTTGCCGGTGGTCGCCGACCTGGCCAAGATGCCACACTGCCTGGTGGCGGGTACAACGGGCTCGGGCAAATCGGTCGGTATCAACGCCATGATTCTGTCGCTGCTCTACAAGGCCGATGCGAAAGACGTGCGCTTGCTGCTGATCGACCCCAAGATGCTGGAGATGAGCGTTTACGAAGGCATTCCACATTTGCTGGCGCCGGTGGTGACCGACATGAAGCACGCCGCCAACGGCCTGAACTGGTGCGTAGGCGAGATGGAGAAGCGGTACAAGCTCATGAGCAAGATGGGCGTGCGCAACCTGGCCGGCTACAACGTCAAGATCGACGAGGCCAAGGCGCGTGGCGAGATCATTGGTAACCCGTTCAGCCTGACGCCCGAGCAGCCTGAACCATTGGATCGACTGCCCTACATCGTGGTCGTGATCGACGAACTGGCCGATCTGATGATGGTGGTCGGCAAGAAGATCGAAGAGCTGATTGCGCGCCTGGCGCAAAAGGCCCGCGCCGCCGGTATCCACCTGATTCTGGCGACGCAGCGCCCCAGCGTGGATGTGATCACCGGTCTGATCAAGGCCAACATTCCCACGCGTCTGAGTTTTCAGGTGAGCAGCAAGATCGACAGCCGCACCATCCTGGACCAGATGGGCGCCGAGAGCTTGCTGGGCATGGGTGACATGCTGTACCTGCCCTCGGGCACCGGCTTCCCCATTCGCGTACACGGTGCGTTCGTGAGCGATGACGAAGTGCACCGTGTTGTGGCTTACCTGAAGGAGCGCGGCGGAGAGCCCAACTACGTCGAAGGCATTCTGGAGGCGCCTGGTGGCGATGGCGAGGCTGGTGATATTTTTGGCGATGGTGGCGACAGCAGCGAAAAGGACGCGCTGTACGACCAGGCCGTAGAAATTGTGCTCAAGGACCGCAAAGCCAGTATTTCGTATGTGCAGCGCAAGCTCAAAATCGGCTACAACCGCGCCGCGCGCTTGCTGGAAGAGATGGAAAAGGCTGGCATGGTCAGCTCACTGACCTCCAGTGGCCAGCGCGACATTCTGGTGCCTGCCCGACCCGAGTAA
- the lolA gene encoding outer membrane lipoprotein chaperone LolA: MNLHKRLLLLALAAPLCLASLAVRADGLSEMATFLREVNSAQATFTQVVTSPLRKGESAARKKTSSGRFEFLRPNRFRFEYTKPFEQSIVADGDMLWLYDVDLNQVTARKQKDVLGSTPAALIAAGTDIKSLAAVFELKSVPATNGVEWVDARPRGSDGQLQNVRIGFRQGRLVALEILDSLGQLSLLTFADWQSNAPLKAESFRFVPPAGVDVIRP; encoded by the coding sequence ATGAATCTACACAAACGTCTATTGTTATTGGCCCTGGCCGCACCACTTTGCCTGGCCTCGTTGGCGGTACGCGCTGACGGGTTGTCGGAAATGGCCACTTTTCTGCGCGAAGTGAACAGCGCGCAAGCCACGTTCACCCAGGTGGTGACATCGCCTCTGCGCAAGGGTGAAAGCGCTGCGCGGAAGAAAACATCCAGCGGTCGATTTGAATTCCTGAGACCCAACCGCTTTCGCTTTGAATACACCAAGCCCTTTGAGCAAAGCATCGTGGCCGATGGCGACATGCTGTGGCTGTATGACGTGGATCTGAACCAGGTCACGGCGCGCAAGCAAAAAGACGTTTTGGGCAGCACGCCAGCGGCCCTGATTGCAGCGGGCACCGATATCAAGTCGCTTGCGGCGGTGTTTGAACTCAAATCGGTTCCCGCGACCAACGGTGTGGAGTGGGTCGATGCGCGCCCGCGTGGAAGCGATGGGCAACTGCAAAACGTGCGCATAGGATTCCGACAAGGCCGGTTGGTGGCCCTGGAAATTCTGGACAGTCTGGGGCAGCTATCGCTTCTGACGTTTGCCGATTGGCAGAGCAACGCACCTCTCAAAGCGGAGAGCTTCCGTTTTGTGCCGCCTGCGGGCGTGGACGTGATTCGTCCCTGA
- a CDS encoding replication-associated recombination protein A, whose product MTTAAYTHQPLAERLRPHSLGEVIGQQQLLGEGMALRLAFESGQPHSCILWGPPGVGKTTIARLMANAFDAQFITISAVLGGVKDIREAVDKAELARDGLMAQRTIVFVDEVHRFNKSQQDAFLPHVESGLFTFIGATTENPSFEVNSALLSRAAVYVLTSLSEDDLRQLIGRAQAIDAVPSVQDAAADRLISYADGDARRLLNTLETLAVAAKREKLTEVTDAWLMRVLGERMRRYDKGGEQFYDTISALHKSVRGSDPDAALYWFVRMLDGGAEPRYMARRFIRMASEDIGLADPRALRMALDAADVYERLGTPEGELALAECVVYLAVAPKSNAVYKAFNEAKAFVKKDGTRPVPMHLRNAPTKLMKELDYGKGYRYAHDEVDGFAAGENYLPEGMAAPDFYRPVERGLEIRIADKLRELKKRNHQSD is encoded by the coding sequence GTGACCACCGCTGCGTACACCCATCAACCTCTGGCCGAACGGCTGCGCCCACATTCGCTGGGTGAGGTGATTGGGCAGCAACAGTTGCTGGGGGAGGGCATGGCTTTGCGGCTGGCCTTCGAATCGGGCCAGCCGCACAGCTGCATTCTCTGGGGTCCCCCCGGCGTCGGCAAGACCACCATTGCGCGCCTCATGGCCAACGCGTTTGATGCCCAGTTCATCACCATCAGCGCGGTTCTGGGGGGCGTCAAGGACATCCGTGAGGCGGTGGACAAAGCCGAACTGGCACGCGATGGTTTGATGGCGCAGCGCACCATTGTTTTTGTGGACGAGGTACACCGCTTCAACAAAAGCCAGCAAGATGCATTTTTACCGCATGTAGAAAGCGGTCTCTTCACCTTCATCGGCGCGACCACCGAAAACCCGTCGTTTGAAGTGAATTCGGCCTTGCTTTCGCGTGCGGCTGTGTACGTTCTGACGTCGCTTAGTGAGGACGATTTACGCCAACTCATCGGACGAGCTCAGGCTATTGACGCGGTGCCATCGGTGCAGGATGCTGCGGCCGACCGTTTGATTTCCTATGCCGATGGCGATGCACGGCGGTTGCTGAACACATTGGAAACGCTGGCCGTGGCTGCGAAGCGCGAAAAGCTCACCGAGGTGACAGATGCCTGGTTGATGCGCGTGTTGGGCGAGCGTATGCGCCGCTACGACAAAGGGGGTGAGCAGTTCTATGACACCATCAGCGCGCTGCACAAAAGCGTGCGCGGATCAGACCCTGATGCCGCACTGTATTGGTTCGTTCGAATGCTGGACGGCGGTGCAGAGCCGCGCTACATGGCGCGGCGCTTTATCCGGATGGCCAGCGAAGACATCGGGTTGGCCGATCCACGGGCATTGCGCATGGCTCTGGACGCAGCCGATGTCTACGAGCGCCTGGGCACACCCGAGGGCGAGTTGGCCCTGGCCGAGTGTGTGGTGTACCTGGCGGTCGCGCCGAAATCGAATGCAGTCTACAAGGCCTTTAACGAAGCCAAGGCATTTGTAAAAAAAGACGGAACGCGGCCTGTGCCCATGCATTTGCGCAACGCTCCGACCAAGCTCATGAAAGAACTCGACTACGGGAAGGGCTACCGCTATGCCCACGATGAAGTCGACGGGTTTGCCGCGGGTGAAAACTACCTGCCCGAAGGCATGGCAGCGCCTGATTTCTACCGACCGGTCGAGCGGGGGCTGGAGATCCGTATAGCCGATAAGCTGCGCGAGTTGAAAAAACGCAATCATCAATCTGACTAA
- a CDS encoding branched-chain amino acid ABC transporter permease, with protein MEVLLQQVINGLVLGSMYALVALGYTMVYGIIGLINFAHGEVLMVGALTSWTLIGWMSEAWVGMPGWVLLLTATLISMVVCGTLAYAIEKMAYRRLRNSPRLAPLITAIGMSLLLQTFAMIIWKPNPKSYPSMLPTDPFEFGGAVISVTQVTILATTAITLALLMWLVNHTNLGRAMRATAENPRVAALMGIKPDMVISATFIIGAMLAAIAGVMWASNYGTVQHTMGFMPGLKSFVAAVMGGIGNLGGAVLGGIVLGLIESLGAGYLGKLTGGVLGSQYSDIFAFIMLALVLTLRPSGLLGERVADRA; from the coding sequence ATGGAAGTATTGCTTCAGCAGGTCATCAATGGACTGGTCCTGGGCAGCATGTATGCGCTGGTGGCCCTTGGCTACACCATGGTGTACGGCATCATTGGTTTGATCAACTTTGCTCACGGCGAGGTGCTCATGGTGGGTGCGCTGACCAGCTGGACCTTGATCGGTTGGATGAGTGAAGCTTGGGTAGGCATGCCTGGCTGGGTCTTGCTGCTGACCGCCACGCTGATCTCCATGGTCGTGTGTGGCACTTTGGCCTACGCGATTGAAAAGATGGCCTACCGCCGCTTGCGCAACTCGCCACGGCTGGCGCCCTTGATCACGGCCATTGGTATGTCGCTTTTGCTGCAAACCTTCGCCATGATCATCTGGAAGCCCAACCCAAAATCGTATCCATCGATGTTGCCAACCGATCCGTTTGAGTTTGGTGGTGCGGTGATTTCGGTGACACAGGTCACCATTCTGGCCACCACGGCGATCACGCTCGCCCTGCTGATGTGGCTGGTGAATCACACCAACCTGGGGCGTGCCATGCGTGCCACCGCTGAAAATCCGCGTGTGGCGGCGCTGATGGGCATCAAGCCCGACATGGTGATTTCCGCTACCTTCATCATTGGCGCGATGCTGGCGGCGATTGCCGGTGTGATGTGGGCTTCGAACTACGGCACTGTGCAGCACACCATGGGCTTCATGCCCGGGTTGAAATCGTTCGTGGCAGCTGTCATGGGTGGTATCGGCAACCTTGGCGGCGCCGTGCTGGGTGGCATCGTGCTGGGCTTGATCGAATCGTTGGGGGCTGGCTACCTGGGCAAGCTCACGGGCGGTGTGCTGGGCAGCCAGTACTCTGACATTTTTGCTTTCATCATGTTGGCGCTGGTGTTGACGTTGCGGCCCTCTGGCTTGCTGGGTGAACGCGTGGCCGATCGCGCGTAA